From Toxotes jaculatrix isolate fToxJac2 chromosome 7, fToxJac2.pri, whole genome shotgun sequence:
CTGCTTGAGCTGCCGCGAAGCAAATGAATGCAGAGCATATGATATGGTACCGTACTCGATCCACAGAGACAGGTTGGAGCTGTCTATCTCCAGCGCCCTCTTAAAGCAGTTAAGCACCGCCTGGGAGTGTTTCCATATAGGAACGTCACTTTTCAGCTCATTGGAGTTGAGCTTGTCCTGGATACGACTGGCCCTGGCTAAAGCCATACCTGCCCAGGAGTCAAACCTGGGGAAAGATGCACACTTCTAGTCACTGCACTGTATATATTACTGTGAAATACGAGAAAGCAAGGCCTACACATGGACATTTATTTGCTAATGTTCAGAACAAAACTGAGTTCAATTTTACCTTGAAAAATTAGCATTAACAGTAGTGTCGATAAATGAGCTACCTGttgggacacacacagatgtcatGCATATAGAACTTGATGGCTTTGGACTGCTCCTTGTTCTTGAAATGGTAATCAGCCAGCAGGTAGTACATCTCATTAATGATTGGAGGTGCAGGAGCACTACCCTCAGGGAGGCATGGGGccttaaagaaataaaaaattcaaGATTTCTTTAACAGTCATAATTCTCAGAACAAACATAAAGGCAAAGCAAGACATAAACTAGAATTACTGCCTCACGGTTGTATACCTCTGTCAAACAGTCAAGTTGAAGCTTAAATCCATGTCTGTCCAAACTCCAACAATATAAATAGTGGAGACttcaaaataatttaacaaaagTTATTAAGTGTATTTTGTCCTAATGTGTCTAATCAGTTTGTCCGTGTGCCAAATTTAAAGAAATTCCCTCAAGAGGTTCCTGAGATATCATGTTTAAACAGGTATCATGTATCAATTCAGTCTCTAGGTAAATTCTAATCCTTGATTTTCCAATTCAAATAAAGACTTGCTCCCAGGTTTACTGAGGCAGGAGCAAACCAGgtagatttaaaaataatttccgTTTGCACCTAAGTTAAAACATGCTTTCACTGGGCAGTAAACAGTGTGATTAAATAAGctatttttcctttaataaatCAGGTGCTAGGAGTTATTATCATAATTAGAATAAACCCATCCCTCATTTTTTGTGTTCTCTGGCTGACAGTCCTTAGAATACATATTCATCAGCTCAACTTGTTCCCTGGGGAAATCCCCATCACGACGCTGGCCTCAACACTGTGATGACTGTCAGCCATCGGCCCAACCCTAACAACAGAGGCATGAAAACGCCATGGAAATGAGGATACTGTTTAGTTTGTCTGactcactgctgctcctcacaTTCAGTGAGGGCCCACTGACTGACCTTTTCTGTCATGCCCTCGATGTAGGCTGCCACTTCATCCATGGTGAGGACGGGAGTGTCACTTGGTGGGGCGATGCCAGCAAACCTCCTCAGCAGATTAGCCAACTCCGCAGACACTGTGCTTGTCTTATAGCTGTCAAACTCAGGCAGTGACTTTGGTTTGAAATACTGGAACATGAAGAGGGAATCACTCCACAGCAGCTCAACCTGCAAATCACAGATTAATTCCACAGGAAATATGAGTGTCACAGGTCATTGTGCTGGAGTGTAACACACAGCGCCAGAGCAAATTAGTAGTAACAAGGTCTCCTGAGGACTCCTCTTGCACTATGGCATTGCATAATTACAGTCAAAAAGCCAGTCATCTAAATGCATTGACACTAAACTGTGGAAGTGACACCCACCTGGTGGCTGGACACATGAATTACAAAAATATAAGAGACCATGGGCTGTAGCCACAAAGCTTCCTGGTGCTGCGAGTCACTCTAGTAGTTAAATTCTCAGTTAGGACACTGGCTCTGATTTTCATTTGTTAAAATTTAGATTAAATACTGCTATTCACAAAGAATCCGAGCTGTCCTACAGAGAAAAGGGCTGGATTAATAAAGTGAATAAAGTTTCTTATCAGAAAAGGTTTCAAAAAGTAGAGAAGAGGGGTACAACAAACACTAAATAAAAGCGAGAGAGTAAAGTACTGCAGAACAGAATTTTGTGGGAATGTTGTTTGTGGTTCATCTAAATGTGTTCATATTTCTCACTCAGTAAATTAAGGCTATTATGCCATTAATGCTATTTCATGGTTTCAATTTATTTCAATGACACCAGACGCGTGTACTGTGCCAGccaacaaaacaacattaatgGATAAAGTAgacctcctctgtgctgtgaggGTCAATGAGGGCACATGCTTGCGTCATCGACAGTCTGCTCCTGTTCAAACACTGTATCTATGTAGCTTTGCCACTACACGTGAGAAATCGTACGAATTAGTCAAAGCCTTGAGCCATTTTCACCACCTCTTCACTGTTTCACCGCCTCCTCGCCACCATCATCTAAATGCCAGCTCAGAAacatttggagtttttttgttttatattttcaactAAATAAAACAGTGGTTAAAAATAGGTCAAGAAAACTTAGCTGAGATTGACCTTTGTAATATCTAACTAAATTAACGTCTGATTGTCAGAGTCACTTCAAGTTCATGCAACAAATTACAATAAATTAAAGGCATGACAAGACTTCTAGAAGCATCTGGGTATTTGACCTGTGGAGACGAGTGGTCCTCCAGGTAGCGGGCCTTGCTCTTCTTACTGGGGTAAGCATACAGGCAGAAGAAACACTGTTCCAATGCCATCTCCAGCTCCTCTTTGTAGGGATGGGACTCATTGCTGGAAGAGGCTGCAAGCTCTTTTTCCAGAACTCGAACCTACAACAAAGCATAACAATGAAGCTCTAATCTGGTCTAACACAAAGAAATATATATCAGGTCTACAGCTTTTGAGAATTACTTAAGAGCAGAAATGCATTGCTTTCTGAATATTTATTATAATCTTTCAATTTCCTCTCAAATGAAAAGCCATTTATGCAAGCTCTGCATTCACATATCACCTTGGTCAGAGTACAGTAGTTGTCAAATAAACTTACAAAGAACTTGAGGAGTGCACCGTCTGAGTTGCAGCACAAGGAGCGACGGCCAAGATACTCATGGGCTGTGTTCAGAAGCATCAGGGAGGAGGGCAGCATAGGAGTATCTGAGTCATCTGAAAATTAGATTAGGTAGGGTCACTCAGTGTAACAACTAACATGGCATAAACACCAAGGGAAAACTGAAGGCATGAAAACAAGAAGCCAACAAACCTTCATCATCCCCTACAGACATATGTTGCCGAAGCATACAGTCGAAAGCGGCTTCCTCGTGTTTGATAACGCGATACAGTAAGATCCAAGGCAGAACTGAGAAGAAATAAGGCTCCTTGGGATCGTCGGAAATGGTCATGCTAAGATCAATCAGCTGAAAATACAACAGCAAGCACACGATAAATTAAAATTCCACAAAGGTTTAGCAGATTCTACTTATAATGTCAGTTTAACTGTGTCTTTAAGAGGACGAGTGTTGTCTTTAGCTCTCTCCTAACCTGAATTAGGTTGTTTGCCAGCCGAGCCATACTGGAGAAGTGGGGGACATTGCTTAGGAGATCTGAGTCTTTGGTGAAGCAGACCTCGATGCCATCCAGCAATGTTCCGATGGTGCCTAACCACTCCTCCTTAGTAGGCGGAGAGCTGTATGAAGCAGAGTTGAGCTGCTGCATTGCTTCATTCAGAGCCAGCTCGCTACACTCCAAACACTGCTGGTAGTCCTGCAGCTTCAGTAGAGAGCTCTAGGCAAAATAGTTAAAATTCAGAGATTGAGAAGTGTCAACCATCACACATTTCAAAAGATATACAGGTTCAATATACATTGTTGTAGCTTATCTAACCTGCAGTAGCATTAGCTGAGCAGGCCGCTCTGGTGCTGAGCTCATAAACTCTAGAGGTTTACTCCTGCTGCCATAATTAAGAGTGGGCTGCAGCAGACGCACAACAGACTCAAAGTCTGCAGACTCAAAGAGTCGCTGGATCTCCTCCAAAGACTGACAACGCTCCAGAGACTTCAGCCTTTTGTCGATCTGTCAGTggggagagaggaaataaaaaatgaaacctGAAGCCAAAAGCCTTCGAAAGGCTTTCCTAATagtagatttttaaaaataatttacagttATGCTacggaaaaaaaggagaataaaaatagtaaaaatCAAGATAATTAACTGTGTTGTTTACTGATTTGACTTTATTTgatggtatagtatggcatggaaagtttttttcatacattttcactttaaaatttaattataataatatattggAAAAAAGGGTTATACTGACCTCCTCCACAGAGATTGCTGCATCTACACGTAAGTTAGGCAGGCTGATAGTGTAATGTTTCCCCTCGGGGGACTTTGGTTTGCTCTGCAACAGGCCTGTACAGACATCATAGCTCTCCAGTGCCAACTCCATGTCACCCTgacaaaagacaagaaagacAGACTTACAAGTCACATCTGGCTAAGTGGTGAAGGCTCATGGAATAAAAAGTTGtttccaaaaacaaactaaaaaaaaccaaaaaaaaaaccaagagtGACTTTACCTGTAGGGCCAAGAATCGTGCCTTGAGCCAGTAGACACGGACCATGACATCCAGCCAGTCATCCTCAAACAGGTCTCTTTGTGATGAGCCTAAGGCTAGGAGTAACAAATCACCCTGGAAGTGCTGCCCAGGGAATTCAGAGTCAGCTGTATCATTGCTGAGACCAACGCTGCTTCTTCTTGGAGACACTGGACAAGGAGAAAAATATGCAATGCAGTGCCCCTTTAGACCAATCCATATCGTAAAAAATCCAAAAAAGCAACAATGACAATTAACACACTTAGGTCATGTTAAAAGTGGTGTTTGTGACATGGCACACGGACAAACACACTCCATTATGTTGCTTCAAAATACTGCAAACCCAGAACAATGATGCATCACTTAGCTCACTTGTACTTACCAATCTTCCCTTTTTTGTGCAACCATTGCTCCAACTGCAGCTCCATACACGCTAAGCTCATTGCCAACATTTCCTGTAACAGATATAAACACTTCAGATGTCATTGTGGGagcaaaaatgtcaattttgATGAAAAACCATAGTTATGTCCCTGGTGCCCAGTTTAACGAACTTTAAACTTCTATTAGACCCTGGAGTCTGCAGACCAAAACTGGACCTACGTCCAGTGTTATAATTTTAACATGTACtaaaaacaatacaacaaaGATTTGCCATTTTATATCACAATCAAATTAACCTATTAGTATAATAATAGGTAAGGAATTTTCcttagtaataataataacaaagtGATTAACATTATCTGCACATTTATAAACAGAACACACAACAAAGCACAAATAATAATCAATACAATTTTAAATCAAAgccttaaaataaaatgattccCACAGGAACAAAGTAAAAGATCAATAGGAAAAATTTAAACTAAGTGTAAAAAGGTAACTGAGTGTAAAAAGCTAACAGATGATAAAAGACAACATAACATAAAAGCCCATCTATGTACGTTTTAAAAGAGAGCTCAAAGTGCATTCAGAATCTTTGAGTCTCAGATCCTCTGGCAGAATATGCTATAATTTTGGGGCCCTGACTCCAAAAGGGCTGGTCCCCCTGTCTTATTAATCTGGAGTTTGGATTGGTAAGTAAAGACCTGCCGCAGGATCTAAGGCTTGACATCTgatcaagaaataaaaaaaaaatcaaactgttttCTTGTCATTTACCCTGATGTGTTGGTTGCTGCAGTCCCGAAGCAAAGGGTTGGGAAGACCACTGCTGTGCTTCCTCCAGGTCTGATAGACTTCCAGTACCACAGAAGTCAGCCCCCGAGGCCACTCCTTCATGAACTTCTGACCCACTGCTTTCAGATAGCGCATCATGAGGTCCAGTATACCACCGTTGGCCATATTATTGAGCAGGAAGTTGTGGACATCCTGTTGCTCTAAAGAAGGGAACACACACTTTCTTAATATGACAGAAAGAGCAACATAGCAAACGTGTGTATTGTAAATAAATATCCACAAAGCACTATGTACCAGATTCTATGCATTCAACCGAGTCAACAGGCAAGCTGCTCCCATGTAGAGGCTGTATGTCCTCCTTCCCATCACACTGCGTCTCAAGATTGCTCAGActctcatcatcattatcaggATCAAACTTCTTCAGCCTGAGACAAACCAGAAACACGTCATACAAATCTAAAGAACTATAACAAGCTATGTATTTAAGGATAATATTGTAGGTTTAGTGTAAGGTACCTGGAAGGTAGATATTTAAAAAGCAGTTCCTGGAAATCaatcttctcttcctttttgcACTTTGTGTTGCGAACACGTGCTGAGCGGCGCTTGGCCGTCTCCCCGCTATCTTCAATCACGCGTTTCCTTTTTGGTGCTTTCTTCACCTTATCGGTCAGTGAAACATCCATTGCTGTAGCTGtgaacatagaaaaaaaaataaaatcttaaataaCTGGTTATACGGTTGCCTTTACCACTGCTAAAAAAGATTAGAATTACTTATATGTAGGCAGGCAAAAAGAGAAATTTCTTTTTATAAACAACGAACCAACAGGAGGAGCAGAAGTGGTGATCTCTACAGTGGTCTGACTGGGGGTAATCTGAGGTTGAATGCCGGGCTGGGGCAGCATTATTGGCTCAGTGAGGGCGACTGGTGGCAGGGATGAGCTGGGGCTGCTGCTCAGCACGGTGGTCTGACCCACACTAACAGGGCTGCTGGGTTGGGGGAGGTTCTGGAGAAAGTTTGGGTCTGAGTACTCTGACAAGTCAATCCTGCGGCCAAGACTCGGACGTGGTGGTTCACATGTGGTCTGATGTCTGTACATTGTAAGAAGGCTTTCGCCCACATGCTTccatctgaaattaaaaaagaccaaaaaaaaaaaaaccctgttgaTTAATATGAGTTCAGATCGTCTTAACCACAGATGTCACCAAATCACTGCAATAGCCAGGTATTACTACCCTCATTCAACTTCAATGTCAGTGGAGCTCAACCAAGAATTCCATTAAAGTATTTACTGTTTCTGCATTTTCAAGCAACGAAAGAAAGCTTTGCATGAGTATTATTTGGTCTATCCTCAGAACCTAAGCTCAAATCCTgttgaaattattttcaaaagTGACAAACCAGTTTAACCCAAACCACCCAAACTGGAAACAACAGCACAGAACTCACGTGAGGCAGCGGATGGGCTGAATCAGAACAAGGTCGGGTTTTGGTTCACAGTGAGAGAGCGCCTGTCTGCGTTTCCGTATCTCCAGGGCCTCTTTCACAATGGATTtgcgctcctcttcctccacttcCACATAGTGAATGGACATATCGCTGCAAATAAGGCACACCACAGCACAGAGGCCTGTCAGTGATGTGAAAGTCTGGagctgcaaaaacaacacatttataaacaggtgaagagattaaaaaaaggagCTGGTTTCACCATTTCATGAACATCTGCATCGTGTCCCTCTTCAGACAGGGCTGCTCCTCAAAGATTTTCTCCTTCAGCACCAGGCCTTTAGTGTAACAATGATCCTTTTCCAGGGCTTTGGCGATGAAGTATAAACAGCCTGGAAAAATGTATGCAGATGACAGTTACTTCTCTCTCTACACTTGATACAGAGCAAAAAGCTTATGATGATATATTACATACAGGTGTAATCACTGAGTGTGTAAAGGATAGTTATGAGGTTGTCCAGGCAGGGCCAGTGATCTGGGTTACAGTGCAATCCCTCTTCAAAGGCATGTCGAGCCAGTGGAATGCGCACCAGTCGCACAGCCAACTGACCAATTTTGTACCACATGTTCACGTCAGTGGAATCCAACATAACAGCCTgagaagagaacagagcagaaactAAGGTATGAACATTCACCGCAGTGTTATTCATAAGCTTCAAAAGTACACATTTAGTTGCACAAAGTGGTGCAATGCCAAGACTGGTAAGTATTAAACTGGCAAGGTTTTGTTGCCTTACCTCCAAATAAAACTCCATAGCAGTCTCCAGGTCATCCCGCAATGCAGCCATACTGGCCAAGTTTTTAAAGGTGGAATATTTCAGCATCAGTCCAGGATGCTTGAGACCCACTCTCTGATCTTCTGAGGGCATGGCCTAAAATATTAGACAATAACGTTAGAGGATACATCAAATTTGGCACGAAACAAAGAGTAATTTAGATTCTTCTTATGGTGGCCAAGTAATATGAATGATAGCTCATCAAGCTCCTGTACCTGGGCAGGCTTTGTGCTACCATAAAGCTTAATTTTATTAGCATGCTGCAAATTTTATTCAGTTAAACTGAATTTTGGCACTTTAATCTGAATTTTCTGTCAAAGAAGACTGAAGCAGCATTagagagaaaacagggaaaTGTTTGATACAAGAACTTCACAGATTTTGCACAAAAGCCAATTAAGAATATTTTGTTTAAACAACACTAGAAAACTAATAATGTGTGAACACGTCTAATTATCTCGCTGCTACAATGTGTGAGAAATATCTAAATTATGATTAATGATCAGTGTTTTAATTGCTCTGGTTAAGAGTTATCCACCAAATGTCATGAGGGTGACCTATGTTGTTGTAAAGGTAAGTTTATTTCACATCATAAATCCTGGCCATGTCTCATGCAGAAACAAGTCTGTACCAAAACAAGTGATCCCCCTCACTGACTAAAAAGGGTGTGATTACATCTGATTACTCTGTGATTACATGAATTTTACACTGCTCTAAATTACATCCCAGCCACACAGTATTTTGGGTGTCCTGTGCAACCAtattaacaaacatttttaacaacCTTGATGGGAATATATACTGTGTGATATTTTACCTCTTTGAGCAGTGGAGTTTTGAGGAGCTCATGATAGGCCTTGCTAGACTCCTCAAACTTGTCATGTTTTTGAAGATCTAAAGCTTTGTGATATAAAGCAAAAGCCTCGGCTTCCtgtggacaaaaataaaaaacgaCTCATTAATTTCACAGGGAAAAATAACTGCATCAGTGAAGATGCCTCATACTGCTGATTCATTATCATATGCTCTGTACCTGAGCCTCTTTCGTCTGACTCTTGTTACTTCTCAAGGGGTCTTGAGACTCATCTGCAGCTGTTGCAGAAGCATTCAATGCTGCTATGCGAATCTGTAAAGAGCAACACGGGAAAAAAAGGCGAAACCCTTAAGCAAGCACATATATAAACAAGGAAAAGGAGACACATGATGTATTGATACGAGACAAAGAGCTAACGAGAACGCATTCAATGATAAAAACCCTTACCATTTTAATATCAGGAAAGCAGAGTTTCCACTCTCACAGTCTGCAGACTTTGATTGGTCCTATagaaatgtatgaaaatgaGCAAAGAAAGAAGGATAAGAGCAGGTAAGACATCCATTGAGCGAGCTAAAGTATCGTTTCAAgagtaaacagagaaaaaattAAGTTATACGTCGCCTCACCTTTAATGTCATCTATAAAGACGTGCCCAGTCTGCTGCCAACTCTCACTTACTCAAACCAGTCGACTGCCTCTTAATCAAAATCCTCTCTATTACTCACTCAGTTTGTGTAATgttgagtgagagagagcagagcaatGCAACGTAGTGTACTGAGCTGCCGAGAAGGGCTTGGGACAGCATAGCTAACCTTACCAAAACCTCACTCAAAACTTAGCTTGGTTAGCTTAGTTCTGCAGTGGCACATTGCTGCAGTTTGACCCGAGCAGGTGTATAGCTTCACTAGTGAACAATTCAACTACAACTCCTGACAGCAGGTAGTA
This genomic window contains:
- the cabin1 gene encoding calcineurin-binding protein cabin-1 isoform X3, producing MIRIAALNASATAADESQDPLRSNKSQTKEAQEAEAFALYHKALDLQKHDKFEESSKAYHELLKTPLLKEAMPSEDQRVGLKHPGLMLKYSTFKNLASMAALRDDLETAMEFYLEAVMLDSTDVNMWYKIGQLAVRLVRIPLARHAFEEGLHCNPDHWPCLDNLITILYTLSDYTCCLYFIAKALEKDHCYTKGLVLKEKIFEEQPCLKRDTMQMFMKCDMSIHYVEVEEEERKSIVKEALEIRKRRQALSHCEPKPDLVLIQPIRCLTWKHVGESLLTMYRHQTTCEPPRPSLGRRIDLSEYSDPNFLQNLPQPSSPVSVGQTTVLSSSPSSSLPPVALTEPIMLPQPGIQPQITPSQTTVEITTSAPPVATAMDVSLTDKVKKAPKRKRVIEDSGETAKRRSARVRNTKCKKEEKIDFQELLFKYLPSRLKKFDPDNDDESLSNLETQCDGKEDIQPLHGSSLPVDSVECIESEQQDVHNFLLNNMANGGILDLMMRYLKAVGQKFMKEWPRGLTSVVLEVYQTWRKHSSGLPNPLLRDCSNQHIREMLAMSLACMELQLEQWLHKKGKIVSPRRSSVGLSNDTADSEFPGQHFQGDLLLLALGSSQRDLFEDDWLDVMVRVYWLKARFLALQGDMELALESYDVCTGLLQSKPKSPEGKHYTISLPNLRVDAAISVEEIDKRLKSLERCQSLEEIQRLFESADFESVVRLLQPTLNYGSRSKPLEFMSSAPERPAQLMLLQSSLLKLQDYQQCLECSELALNEAMQQLNSASYSSPPTKEEWLGTIGTLLDGIEVCFTKDSDLLSNVPHFSSMARLANNLIQLIDLSMTISDDPKEPYFFSVLPWILLYRVIKHEEAAFDCMLRQHMSVGDDEDDSDTPMLPSSLMLLNTAHEYLGRRSLCCNSDGALLKFFVRVLEKELAASSSNESHPYKEELEMALEQCFFCLYAYPSKKSKARYLEDHSSPQVELLWSDSLFMFQYFKPKSLPEFDSYKTSTVSAELANLLRRFAGIAPPSDTPVLTMDEVAAYIEGMTEKAPCLPEGSAPAPPIINEMYYLLADYHFKNKEQSKAIKFYMHDICVCPNRFDSWAGMALARASRIQDKLNSNELKSDVPIWKHSQAVLNCFKRALEIDSSNLSLWIEYGTISYALHSFASRQLKQWRSELPPEVVKQMEERRDSMLETAFQCFQGASRCEGDSDEEEWLIHYMLGKIAEKRKQPPVEYLQLYKKAAHYLHEEAARYPRKIHYHNPPDLAMEALELHFRLSATILKLLEAAEPDLEHELLFSLLVEAATGPFARGEEKSMPSMPRSHEKEKPPSMMDEDFNCSSVCIGNVLSSSLPSVATPERSQDSEVVMLSDSNSTQDAFTDPTSSQDSSHKPASGKVSSLSSESTTPVKDGQHAPEDTASHGEHTVIQTEEKVIQEVIEAVVVTLPEASAPKVSADPCPHPLPVPATPPKPAFSQQAAPQTPASEGKRKPEPPTEVIEVPKVLPTERADQRRMLVEMCVRALFLCLSRFPQHYKSLYRLAYFYSNSKTHQNLHWARDVLLGSSVPWQQLKHMPAQGLFCERNKTNLFNGIWRIPVDEIDRPGSFASHMNRSIVLLLEVLSQLKDHDTLLKVSFMLQRTPDQGKKYLRDVDRQVLAKRAFFLTVKVLEDNLNSLTGVSEQLLKAPAPSMGEMTTTDTSNRPSSEDSKHAVPKKPGLTEGACATDTGPREASQAQLTPPPLSTDKGIKVQEGYPGKEETAGSEHKAGPEEPMELDTGHWRKPSTATDSQGNQTEAETSLSAVEPQQKVTDSSRTPELSLEDLSISSRQQQPQVSAPKVSLAASGTDQGLLRRPNRKRKLLEDVESGKTLLLDAYRVWQQGQKVMTYDLGRIEKIMSETYMLIKQVDEDVALDQAVKFCQIQLATSAQRQSAGDAPTTPKYTKEHRDIFFPASLPTPVLLSHSACHPLSTQDSQAKVVYEPLSKLSRPQASSFHDQPQNRRTASHPAAAMAFLPHTEEREEPSEGLSYRQQESHLCQQMKLATVSQGQGSAAGWFQEETATCSTAQACPDQQQHASNEQSKLPDPSRIRSRVPPNMPKLFIPSTVTKFPPEITVTPPTPTLLSPKGSISEETKQRLKNVILSSQSAATVKKDTLSQPALEVQETSSQESSLESESDEEDDYMDI
- the cabin1 gene encoding calcineurin-binding protein cabin-1 isoform X2, producing MIRIAALNASATAADESQDPLRSNKSQTKEAQEAEAFALYHKALDLQKHDKFEESSKAYHELLKTPLLKEAMPSEDQRVGLKHPGLMLKYSTFKNLASMAALRDDLETAMEFYLEAVMLDSTDVNMWYKIGQLAVRLVRIPLARHAFEEGLHCNPDHWPCLDNLITILYTLSDYTCCLYFIAKALEKDHCYTKGLVLKEKIFEEQPCLKRDTMQMFMKCDMSIHYVEVEEEERKSIVKEALEIRKRRQALSHCEPKPDLVLIQPIRCLTWKHVGESLLTMYRHQTTCEPPRPSLGRRIDLSEYSDPNFLQNLPQPSSPVSVGQTTVLSSSPSSSLPPVALTEPIMLPQPGIQPQITPSQTTVEITTSAPPVATAMDVSLTDKVKKAPKRKRVIEDSGETAKRRSARVRNTKCKKEEKIDFQELLFKYLPSRLKKFDPDNDDESLSNLETQCDGKEDIQPLHGSSLPVDSVECIESEQQDVHNFLLNNMANGGILDLMMRYLKAVGQKFMKEWPRGLTSVVLEVYQTWRKHSSGLPNPLLRDCSNQHIREMLAMSLACMELQLEQWLHKKGKIVSPRRSSVGLSNDTADSEFPGQHFQGDLLLLALGSSQRDLFEDDWLDVMVRVYWLKARFLALQGDMELALESYDVCTGLLQSKPKSPEGKHYTISLPNLRVDAAISVEEIDKRLKSLERCQSLEEIQRLFESADFESVVRLLQPTLNYGSRSKPLEFMSSAPERPAQLMLLQSSLLKLQDYQQCLECSELALNEAMQQLNSASYSSPPTKEEWLGTIGTLLDGIEVCFTKDSDLLSNVPHFSSMARLANNLIQLIDLSMTISDDPKEPYFFSVLPWILLYRVIKHEEAAFDCMLRQHMSVGDDEDDSDTPMLPSSLMLLNTAHEYLGRRSLCCNSDGALLKFFVRVLEKELAASSSNESHPYKEELEMALEQCFFCLYAYPSKKSKARYLEDHSSPQVELLWSDSLFMFQYFKPKSLPEFDSYKTSTVSAELANLLRRFAGIAPPSDTPVLTMDEVAAYIEGMTEKAPCLPEGSAPAPPIINEMYYLLADYHFKNKEQSKAIKFYMHDICVCPNRFDSWAGMALARASRIQDKLNSNELKSDVPIWKHSQAVLNCFKRALEIDSSNLSLWIEYGTISYALHSFASRQLKQWRSELPPEVVKQMEERRDSMLETAFQCFQGASRCEGDSDEEEWLIHYMLGKIAEKRKQPPVEYLQLYKKAAHYLHEEAARYPRKIHYHNPPDLAMEALELHFRLSATILKLLEAAEPDLEHELLFSLLVEAATGPFARGEEKSMPSMPRSHEKEKPPSMMDEDFNCSSVCIGNVLSSSLPSVATPGLTSPPYVATPFDHDYAKRKTLRRQQWQQQRHEEQQADERSQDSEVVMLSDSNSTQDAFTDPTSSQDSSHKPASGKVSSLSSESTTPVKDGQHAPEDTASHGEHTVIQTEEKVIQEVIEAVVVTLPEASAPKVSADPCPHPLPVPATPPKPAFSQQAAPQTPASEGKRKPEPPTEVIEVPKVLPTERADQRRMLVEMCVRALFLCLSRFPQHYKSLYRLAYFYSNSKTHQNLHWARDVLLGSSVPWQQLKHMPAQGLFCERNKTNLFNGIWRIPVDEIDRPGSFASHMNRSIVLLLEVLSQLKDHDTLLKVSFMLQRTPDQGKKYLRDVDRQVLAKRAFFLTVKVLEDNLNSLTGVSEQLLKAPAPSMGEMTTTDTSNRPSSEDSKHAVPKKPGLTEGACATDTGPREASQAQLTPPPLSTDKGIKVQEGYPGKEETAGSEHKAGPEEPMELDTGHWRKPSTATDSQGNQTEAETSLSAVEPQQKVTDSSRTPELSLEDLSISSRQQQPQVSAPKVSLAASGTDQGLLRRPNRKRKLLEDVESGKTLLLDAYRVWQQGQKVMTYDLGRIEKIMSETYMLIKQVDEDVALDQAVKFCQIQLATSAQRQSAGDAPTTPKYTKEHRDIFFPASLPTPVLLSHSACHPLSTQDSQAKVVYEPLSKLSRPQASSFHDQPQNRRTASHPAAAMAFLPHTEEREEPSEGLSYRQQESHLCQQMKLATVSQGQGSAAGWFQEETATCSTAQACPDQQQHASNEQSKLPDPSRIRSRVPPNMPKLFIPSTVTKFPPEITVTPPTPTLLSPKGSISEETKQRLKNVILSSQSAATVKKDTLSQPALEVQETSSQESSLESESDEEDDYMDI